Proteins from a genomic interval of Microbacterium abyssi:
- the der gene encoding ribosome biogenesis GTPase Der, giving the protein MAADEEYEGGPDHLAEKMDELDEQLAEQRAEALRAGLADYDLDEEDAALLAGLTLAEGGVEFLPALPVVAIVGRPNVGKSALVNRILGRREAVVEDTPGVTRDRVTYKGEWNDRRFSLVDTGGWEPDAKGIDRSVAAQAEVAIDLSDVVLFVVDAMVGATSTDEHVVRLLRKSGKPVFLVANKIDDTRQEPEAAALWNLGLGEPYPTSAVHGRGVADLLDAVLEKLPEVSAVAKQEIGGPRRVAILGRPNVGKSSLLNKAAGEERVVVNDLAGTTRDPVDEVVELGGRLWRLVDTAGIRRRVHLQQGADFYASLRTSAALEKAEVAVVVLDVSESLSEQDVRIIDLVLESGRALVLAFNKWDRLNDPDLENQDRRRYLEREIEQDLAHVSWAPRVNISAKTGRHLDKLVPALETALESWDRRIPTGKFNAFISELVAEHPHPLRGGKQPRILFGTQASTRPPTFVLFTTGFLDPGYRRFIQRRLRELYEFEGTPIVINMRVREKRQR; this is encoded by the coding sequence ATGGCCGCTGACGAAGAATACGAAGGTGGCCCCGACCACCTCGCCGAGAAGATGGACGAGCTCGACGAGCAGCTCGCCGAACAGCGCGCGGAGGCTCTGCGCGCGGGCCTCGCCGACTACGACCTCGACGAGGAGGATGCCGCGCTGCTCGCCGGCCTCACGCTCGCCGAAGGCGGCGTCGAGTTCCTGCCGGCGCTGCCCGTGGTCGCGATCGTCGGCCGCCCGAACGTGGGCAAGTCCGCGCTCGTGAACCGCATCCTCGGCCGCCGCGAGGCCGTCGTGGAGGACACCCCCGGTGTCACCCGCGACCGCGTCACGTACAAGGGCGAGTGGAACGATCGCCGGTTCTCGCTCGTCGACACCGGCGGCTGGGAGCCCGACGCAAAGGGCATCGACCGCTCGGTCGCAGCCCAGGCGGAGGTCGCGATCGACCTCTCCGACGTCGTCCTGTTCGTCGTCGACGCGATGGTGGGCGCCACGTCCACCGACGAGCACGTCGTGAGGCTGCTGCGCAAGAGCGGCAAGCCGGTGTTCCTGGTCGCCAACAAGATCGACGACACCCGCCAGGAGCCTGAGGCCGCGGCTCTCTGGAACCTCGGCCTCGGCGAGCCGTACCCGACCTCCGCGGTGCACGGACGCGGCGTCGCGGACCTGCTCGACGCGGTGCTCGAGAAGCTTCCGGAGGTGTCGGCGGTCGCCAAGCAGGAGATCGGCGGACCGCGTCGCGTGGCCATCCTCGGGCGCCCGAACGTCGGCAAGTCGTCGCTGCTGAACAAGGCAGCCGGCGAGGAGCGCGTCGTCGTCAACGACCTGGCCGGCACGACCCGTGACCCGGTGGACGAGGTCGTCGAGCTCGGCGGCAGGCTGTGGCGCCTGGTCGACACCGCCGGCATCCGCCGTCGCGTGCACCTGCAGCAGGGTGCCGACTTCTACGCGTCGCTGCGCACCTCCGCGGCGCTCGAGAAGGCAGAGGTCGCCGTCGTCGTGCTCGACGTGTCCGAGTCGCTCAGTGAGCAGGACGTGCGCATCATCGACCTGGTGCTCGAGTCGGGCCGCGCGCTCGTGCTCGCGTTCAACAAGTGGGACCGCCTGAACGACCCCGACCTGGAGAACCAGGATCGCCGTCGCTACCTCGAGCGGGAGATCGAGCAGGATCTCGCGCACGTGAGCTGGGCGCCGCGCGTCAACATCTCCGCGAAGACCGGGCGTCACCTCGACAAGCTCGTGCCCGCACTGGAGACCGCGCTGGAGAGCTGGGATCGGCGCATCCCGACCGGCAAGTTCAACGCGTTCATCTCCGAGCTCGTCGCCGAGCACCCGCACCCGCTGCGCGGTGGAAAGCAGCCGCGCATCCTGTTCGGCACGCAGGCGTCGACGCGTCCGCCGACGTTCGTGCTGTTCACGACCGGATTCCTCGACCCGGGCTACCGGCGGTTCATCCAGCGCCGGCTGCGTGAGCTGTACGAGTTCGAGGGAACCCCGATCGTCATCAACATGCGCGTGCGGGAGAAGCGCCAGCGCTAG
- a CDS encoding RNA-binding S4 domain-containing protein has product MTAQNAMTTNPVRVDSWLWAIRVYKTRSAATTACRAGHVRVNGDKAKAAQTVKPGDELRVRISGFDRILVVRQTLTKRVGAPVAALAYEDRTPPREPVAALGVRDRGAGRPTKRERREIDKLRGRD; this is encoded by the coding sequence ATGACGGCGCAGAACGCGATGACGACCAATCCGGTACGGGTGGACAGTTGGCTGTGGGCGATCCGCGTCTACAAGACCCGGTCCGCCGCGACGACCGCATGCCGCGCAGGCCATGTACGGGTGAACGGCGACAAAGCCAAGGCCGCCCAGACCGTGAAGCCCGGCGACGAACTGCGCGTGCGGATCAGCGGTTTCGACCGCATCCTCGTCGTCCGGCAGACCCTCACCAAGCGCGTCGGCGCGCCCGTCGCCGCTCTCGCATACGAAGACCGCACGCCGCCGCGCGAACCGGTGGCCGCGCTCGGCGTCCGCGACCGCGGCGCCGGCCGACCGACCAAGCGCGAGCGCCGCGAGATCGACAAACTGCGGGGGCGCGACTAG
- a CDS encoding nuclear transport factor 2 family protein has product MAKVRCSGAVEIYGFAETYLDAVSNERDPNRRREAIDRLFDVNMRYIDQDGSASGRDAFTRRIDDLAAMMTPTARFELQRPAQYETDCVLFRWQLAEPGNLPLVAGAEVAVFTDGRVVSLYSIVD; this is encoded by the coding sequence ATGGCGAAGGTGCGATGTAGTGGTGCAGTGGAGATCTACGGGTTCGCCGAAACGTACCTCGATGCGGTGTCGAATGAACGCGATCCGAATCGTCGGCGCGAGGCGATAGACCGTCTGTTCGATGTGAACATGCGTTACATCGACCAAGACGGATCCGCGTCCGGTCGTGACGCGTTCACCCGGCGCATCGATGACCTCGCCGCGATGATGACCCCGACTGCGCGGTTCGAATTGCAGCGTCCTGCACAGTACGAGACCGATTGCGTCCTGTTTCGCTGGCAGCTAGCCGAACCCGGCAATCTGCCCCTGGTTGCGGGTGCCGAGGTCGCCGTGTTCACCGATGGCCGCGTGGTCAGCCTCTACTCGATCGTCGACTGA
- a CDS encoding pseudouridine synthase, producing the protein MNEVPEGVRLQKVLAAAGVASRRVVEQYIVEGRIRVNGVVVEELGRRIDPENDLVDVDGTAIQLDVSKRYVMLNKPTGVVSTMKDENGRPDLRRFTKDYEERLYNVGRLDAETSGLLILTNDGELAHVLAHPSFGVTKVYIAKVEGAVTAQVIQKLTTGFELEDGFIKADKARLLDTSKGANPSSLVELTLHSGRNRIVRRMLAEVGHPVTELVRRQFGPLHLGTLPAGKSRELTKIERGALLTLARHDAPADATPGDAQETE; encoded by the coding sequence ATGAACGAGGTCCCGGAGGGCGTCCGGTTGCAGAAGGTGCTCGCAGCCGCGGGCGTGGCATCCCGCCGCGTGGTCGAGCAGTACATCGTCGAGGGACGCATCCGCGTCAACGGCGTGGTCGTGGAGGAGCTCGGCCGCCGCATCGACCCCGAGAACGACCTGGTCGACGTCGACGGCACGGCGATACAGCTCGACGTCTCCAAGCGCTACGTCATGCTGAACAAGCCCACCGGCGTCGTCAGCACCATGAAGGACGAGAACGGCCGGCCGGACCTGCGCCGCTTCACGAAAGACTACGAGGAGCGCCTGTACAACGTCGGCCGATTGGATGCCGAGACCAGTGGCCTGCTCATCCTCACCAACGACGGCGAACTCGCGCATGTCCTCGCGCACCCGTCGTTCGGCGTGACCAAGGTGTACATCGCCAAGGTCGAGGGCGCAGTCACCGCACAGGTCATCCAGAAGCTCACCACCGGATTCGAGCTCGAGGACGGCTTCATCAAGGCCGACAAGGCCCGGCTTCTGGACACCTCGAAGGGCGCGAACCCGTCGAGCCTGGTGGAGCTCACGCTGCACTCCGGGCGCAACCGGATCGTCCGCCGCATGCTCGCCGAGGTGGGGCATCCGGTCACCGAACTCGTGCGCCGTCAGTTCGGGCCGCTCCACCTGGGAACCCTCCCGGCCGGGAAGTCCAGGGAACTGACTAAAATCGAACGTGGTGCGCTGCTGACTCTCGCGCGCCACGATGCCCCTGCGGACGCCACGCCGGGAGACGCCCAGGAGACAGAGTGA
- a CDS encoding segregation and condensation protein A encodes MAPSLDAEQTIPEPVEGTETGFRVSLTNFDGPFDLLLNLISKHEMDITEVSLSAVTNEFISYLKELEAEEELDQASEFLVVAATLLDMKVAGLLPQGELVDAEAVALLEARDLLFARLLQYRAFKEVSAWFARCLQREDRRHTRAVRLDEKHRRQTPELVWTLSADDFAALALLAFAPKEIPNVGLDHLHAPLVSIREQAAIVVTLLRNTESLTFRELVAGTTEPGIVVARFISVLELYRHAALSFEQLEPLGELTLRWAADSWSDETLASLGADYDR; translated from the coding sequence GTGGCGCCGTCGCTTGACGCAGAGCAGACGATCCCTGAGCCTGTCGAAGGGACGGAGACCGGCTTCCGCGTCTCGCTGACGAACTTCGACGGCCCGTTCGATCTGCTGCTGAACCTCATCTCGAAGCACGAGATGGACATCACCGAGGTGTCGCTCAGCGCCGTGACGAACGAGTTCATCTCGTACCTGAAGGAGCTCGAGGCCGAAGAGGAGCTGGATCAGGCATCCGAGTTCCTCGTGGTGGCGGCGACGCTGCTCGACATGAAGGTCGCCGGTCTCCTCCCGCAGGGCGAGCTCGTCGACGCCGAGGCGGTCGCGCTGCTCGAGGCGCGCGACCTGCTGTTCGCCCGTCTGCTGCAGTACCGCGCGTTCAAGGAGGTCTCCGCCTGGTTTGCCCGCTGCCTGCAGCGCGAAGATCGTCGGCACACCCGCGCCGTCCGCCTCGACGAGAAGCACCGGCGTCAGACGCCCGAGCTGGTCTGGACGCTCAGCGCCGATGACTTCGCCGCCCTCGCGCTTCTCGCATTCGCGCCCAAGGAGATCCCGAACGTCGGCCTCGACCACCTGCATGCGCCGCTGGTCAGCATCCGGGAACAGGCGGCGATCGTCGTCACCCTGCTGCGCAATACCGAGTCGCTCACCTTCCGGGAGCTCGTCGCCGGCACCACCGAACCCGGCATCGTCGTGGCACGGTTCATCTCGGTGCTCGAGCTGTACCGGCACGCGGCGCTGTCCTTCGAACAACTGGAACCGCTCGGCGAGCTGACGCTGCGCTGGGCCGCCGACTCCTGGTCGGACGAGACACTCGCGAGCCTGGGGGCCGATTATGACCGATGA
- a CDS encoding nucleoside phosphorylase, translating into MKLLVAALESELVAFPEDLPGFDRLVTGPGKLKATYALTRALDAADYDEILVVGTAGALDVTIEAGVHEIHWTFQHDVINEEGIRGEHVSMPQRMQLGEGDISIATGDSFIDDAEAVQLILSLGGRLVDMESFAYAWVAAQFDVPIRIWKAVSDRAQDGANTTWTEAVTACSHELRDRVREVYGV; encoded by the coding sequence GTGAAGCTTCTCGTCGCTGCCCTCGAATCCGAACTCGTCGCCTTCCCCGAAGATCTGCCCGGGTTCGACCGGCTGGTCACCGGCCCCGGCAAGCTCAAGGCGACCTACGCGCTCACCCGTGCGCTCGATGCCGCCGACTACGACGAGATCCTCGTGGTCGGCACGGCAGGTGCGCTCGACGTGACGATCGAGGCGGGCGTCCACGAGATCCACTGGACGTTCCAGCACGACGTCATCAACGAAGAGGGCATCCGCGGCGAGCACGTGTCGATGCCGCAGCGCATGCAGCTCGGCGAGGGCGACATCTCCATCGCCACCGGAGACAGCTTCATCGACGATGCCGAGGCCGTGCAGCTCATCCTGTCGCTCGGCGGTCGCCTGGTCGACATGGAGTCGTTCGCCTACGCCTGGGTCGCCGCGCAGTTCGACGTTCCGATCCGGATCTGGAAGGCCGTGTCCGACCGGGCCCAGGATGGTGCGAACACCACCTGGACCGAGGCCGTCACGGCGTGCAGCCACGAGCTGCGCGACCGGGTCCGCGAGGTGTACGGGGTTTAG
- a CDS encoding Glu/Leu/Phe/Val dehydrogenase family protein, producing MSHTLPLPEFSHERVEVITGRRSGLFIAVALHSSVLGSALGGARLWTYPHWSDALGDALRLSAAMTLKNATAGLNAGGGKSVIGLEKGTVLDAERRRHAFLDLGDAVESFGGLYRTAEDVGSTMNDMAVVGERTAHVVGLPDASGGSGEPAGPTSLGVYESLRAVLERTTGSADVAGRRITISGLGQVGGRLAVRLAAEGAQLSVTDVNPDRRHLAGELGATWAEPGTEHLLSSDVFVPAGIGGLLTDEVIDALDTRAVCGPANNPLASHSGAERLAARGILYAPDFVVNAGGVIYLDHEAKQLGTRAEIMDRVAQIGDTVRRILADAEERAITPLAAAEELAAERLRAGASALAS from the coding sequence ATGTCGCACACCCTGCCCCTTCCCGAGTTCTCCCACGAGCGGGTGGAGGTGATCACCGGCCGGCGCAGCGGATTGTTCATCGCCGTGGCCCTGCACTCCTCCGTGCTCGGCTCCGCCCTCGGCGGCGCGCGGCTGTGGACCTACCCGCACTGGAGCGACGCTCTGGGCGATGCTCTGCGGCTCTCGGCCGCGATGACGCTGAAGAACGCGACCGCCGGACTGAACGCCGGCGGCGGCAAGTCCGTCATCGGACTGGAGAAGGGCACGGTCCTCGACGCCGAGCGTCGCCGTCATGCCTTCCTCGACCTCGGCGACGCCGTCGAATCGTTCGGCGGGTTGTACCGCACGGCGGAGGACGTCGGATCGACCATGAACGACATGGCCGTCGTCGGTGAGCGCACCGCCCACGTGGTCGGCCTTCCGGACGCCAGCGGCGGTTCGGGAGAGCCTGCCGGTCCGACGAGCCTCGGTGTCTACGAGTCACTGCGTGCCGTGCTCGAGCGCACCACCGGAAGCGCGGATGTCGCCGGGCGCCGGATCACGATCTCGGGTCTCGGCCAGGTCGGCGGCCGGCTCGCTGTGCGGCTGGCGGCCGAAGGCGCACAGCTTTCTGTCACCGACGTGAATCCTGACCGCCGGCACCTCGCCGGAGAGCTCGGCGCGACGTGGGCGGAGCCCGGCACCGAGCACCTGCTGTCCTCTGACGTCTTCGTCCCTGCCGGCATCGGCGGTCTGCTCACGGACGAGGTGATCGACGCGCTCGATACCCGTGCGGTGTGCGGTCCCGCGAACAACCCGCTCGCCTCGCACAGCGGTGCGGAGCGGCTCGCCGCGCGCGGCATCCTGTACGCGCCCGACTTCGTCGTCAACGCCGGCGGCGTGATCTATCTCGACCACGAGGCGAAGCAGTTGGGCACGCGCGCCGAGATCATGGATCGCGTCGCGCAGATCGGCGACACGGTGCGCCGGATCCTCGCCGACGCCGAGGAGCGCGCGATCACCCCGCTCGCGGCCGCCGAAGAGCTCGCGGCCGAGCGGCTTCGCGCCGGGGCGTCGGCACTCGCCAGCTAA
- a CDS encoding prephenate dehydrogenase, protein MSDTARTHGNGNAPRLSGTVRIVGAGLLGASIGHALRAKGVDVVLADTSPAQLRLAIDYGAGRAARDDDAPALIVVSVPPDVTADVIEAELTRFPDAVVTDVASVKLEPFRALKDRGVDLTRYIGSHPLAGRERGGAISARADLFIGRPWVVCRDEETRAADLALVEDLALDVGAMPLEMTPEEHDRSVALTSHVPQVVASLLAGRLATADEDALRLAGQGVRDTTRIAASAPELWVQILGANAEPVVDVLDALAADLTTVAEALRAPEAPGARRAIAETIRQGNDGVERLPGKHGQNRKFEQLVVMVDDTPGQLGRLFGELGELGVNVEDLRLEHSPGAQFGLAEISVAPAALHGATEGLQERGWRIAGATNE, encoded by the coding sequence GTGAGCGACACGGCCAGGACCCATGGCAACGGCAACGCGCCGCGCCTCTCGGGGACCGTCCGCATCGTCGGTGCCGGCCTCCTCGGCGCGAGCATCGGCCACGCACTGCGCGCCAAGGGCGTCGACGTCGTCCTCGCCGACACCTCACCGGCACAGCTGCGCCTCGCGATCGACTACGGCGCCGGCCGCGCGGCCCGCGACGACGACGCGCCTGCACTGATCGTCGTCTCGGTGCCGCCGGATGTCACCGCCGACGTCATCGAGGCCGAGCTCACACGGTTCCCGGATGCCGTCGTCACGGATGTCGCGAGCGTGAAGCTCGAGCCGTTCCGCGCGCTCAAGGACCGCGGCGTCGACCTCACCCGGTACATCGGCTCGCACCCGTTGGCAGGTCGTGAACGCGGGGGAGCGATCTCCGCGCGCGCCGACCTGTTCATCGGACGCCCCTGGGTCGTCTGCCGCGACGAGGAGACTCGCGCCGCCGACCTCGCGCTGGTCGAGGATCTCGCGCTCGACGTCGGCGCCATGCCGCTCGAGATGACGCCGGAGGAGCACGACCGCTCGGTCGCGCTCACCTCGCACGTACCGCAGGTCGTCGCCAGCCTCCTCGCTGGACGCCTCGCGACCGCCGACGAGGATGCGCTCCGGCTCGCCGGTCAGGGTGTGCGCGACACGACGCGCATCGCGGCATCCGCTCCCGAATTGTGGGTGCAGATCCTCGGCGCCAACGCGGAACCCGTTGTCGACGTGCTCGACGCTCTCGCCGCCGACCTGACGACGGTGGCCGAAGCCCTCCGTGCGCCCGAGGCGCCCGGCGCCCGACGGGCCATCGCCGAGACGATTCGGCAGGGCAACGACGGCGTCGAGCGTCTGCCGGGAAAGCATGGCCAGAACCGGAAGTTCGAGCAGCTCGTCGTCATGGTCGACGACACCCCCGGCCAGCTGGGACGGCTGTTCGGCGAACTCGGCGAACTGGGAGTGAACGTGGAAGACCTGCGCCTGGAGCATTCGCCGGGCGCGCAGTTCGGGCTCGCCGAGATCAGCGTGGCACCCGCGGCGCTGCACGGCGCGACAGAGGGACTGCAGGAGCGCGGATGGCGGATTGCAGGAGCGACCAATGAGTGA
- the scpB gene encoding SMC-Scp complex subunit ScpB, whose protein sequence is MTDETANIDHPLTEKLEAILLIIDEPLGLVALAAAVGAPVPAVRQAIETLVDDYDGNGAGPRRGFELREVGGGWRLYVRDDHDDLVAEFVGGQAPARLSQAALETLAVIAYKQPVTRSQVASIRAVNVDSVVRTLLARGLITELFADSETGAINYGTTDALLQNLGINSLDELPPISPLLDDGADGFDEGTIR, encoded by the coding sequence ATGACCGATGAGACTGCGAACATCGACCATCCGCTGACCGAGAAGCTCGAGGCGATCCTGCTCATCATCGACGAGCCGCTCGGCCTCGTCGCACTGGCGGCTGCCGTCGGTGCGCCCGTGCCCGCAGTACGCCAGGCGATCGAGACGCTCGTCGACGACTACGACGGCAACGGCGCCGGCCCCAGGCGCGGCTTCGAGTTGCGCGAGGTCGGCGGCGGCTGGCGGCTGTACGTGCGCGATGATCACGATGATCTCGTCGCAGAGTTCGTCGGCGGGCAGGCGCCCGCGCGGCTCTCGCAGGCGGCGCTCGAGACCCTCGCCGTGATCGCCTACAAGCAGCCGGTCACGCGCAGCCAGGTGGCGTCCATCCGCGCGGTGAACGTCGACTCGGTCGTGCGCACGCTGCTCGCACGAGGACTGATCACCGAACTGTTCGCCGACTCCGAGACCGGCGCCATCAACTACGGCACCACCGACGCCCTGCTGCAGAACCTCGGCATCAACTCGCTCGACGAACTGCCGCCGATCTCACCGCTGCTCGACGACGGCGCCGACGGATTCGACGAAGGAACCATCCGATGA
- a CDS encoding ParA family protein: MGPTGRPYQGFPTPAPLASHGPARIIALCNQKGGVGKTTTSINLAAALAEYGRKVLAVDFDPQGALSAGLGIQTHDVPTVYDLLLDTKRDAHDAIVKSNVDGLDVMPANIDLSAAEVHLVNEVARETILARVLRQVAGEYDVILIDCQPSLGLLTVNALTASHGVLIPLECEFFALRGVALLIETIEKVRDRLNPAIQLDGLLATMYDARTLHSREVLERVVEAFGDDVLETVIGRTVKFPDASVSGVPITEFAPEHAAAQAYLRLARELVARGAVA; encoded by the coding sequence ATGGGTCCCACCGGGCGCCCCTACCAGGGCTTCCCGACCCCCGCACCGCTCGCCTCGCACGGGCCGGCGCGCATCATCGCGCTATGCAACCAGAAGGGCGGCGTCGGCAAGACGACCACGTCCATCAACCTGGCGGCCGCTCTCGCCGAGTACGGCCGCAAAGTGCTCGCCGTCGACTTCGACCCGCAGGGCGCTCTCTCGGCAGGCCTCGGCATCCAGACGCACGATGTTCCGACCGTGTACGACCTGCTGCTGGACACCAAGCGCGACGCGCACGACGCGATCGTGAAGTCCAACGTCGACGGACTCGACGTCATGCCCGCGAACATCGACCTGTCGGCAGCCGAGGTGCACCTCGTCAACGAGGTCGCCCGCGAGACGATCCTCGCCCGCGTGCTGCGCCAGGTGGCGGGCGAGTACGACGTCATCCTCATCGACTGCCAGCCCTCGCTGGGCCTGCTGACGGTGAACGCGCTCACCGCGAGCCACGGCGTGCTCATCCCGCTGGAGTGCGAGTTCTTCGCGCTGCGCGGTGTCGCCCTGCTCATCGAGACGATCGAGAAGGTGCGAGATCGGCTGAACCCCGCGATCCAGCTCGACGGGCTGCTCGCCACCATGTACGACGCCCGCACCCTGCACTCGCGCGAGGTGCTCGAGCGTGTCGTCGAGGCATTCGGCGACGACGTGCTGGAGACCGTGATCGGACGCACCGTGAAGTTCCCCGACGCCTCGGTGTCCGGGGTCCCCATCACCGAGTTCGCGCCGGAGCATGCCGCCGCCCAGGCGTACCTGCGACTGGCGCGGGAGCTGGTCGCCCGTGGCGCCGTCGCTTGA
- the cmk gene encoding (d)CMP kinase, which translates to MSEFIAIDGPAGSGKSSVSKAIARQRGYGLLDTGAAYRALAWHVLEQGSDTDDVDAVLAAASAFDLRLGLDPDDRTVAVGDTDITDAIRESRVSGAVSGVARVPAVREQVNIFFRSLVANAAYPAVVVEGRDITTVVAPDAPVRILLTASPEVRAARRAGELAGENAADVAAALHKRDASDSAVVDFLNAADGVEVVDTTHLDFPQTIDAVLAVIDRKQGAEHGR; encoded by the coding sequence ATGAGTGAGTTCATCGCGATCGACGGGCCGGCGGGCTCCGGCAAGTCGAGCGTCTCGAAGGCGATCGCGCGACAGCGCGGGTACGGCCTTCTCGACACCGGCGCCGCCTACCGGGCCCTCGCCTGGCACGTTCTCGAGCAGGGGTCGGACACGGATGACGTCGACGCCGTCCTCGCCGCGGCATCCGCCTTCGATCTCCGACTCGGGCTCGATCCCGACGACCGCACCGTCGCGGTCGGCGACACCGACATCACCGACGCGATCCGCGAATCGCGGGTGTCCGGAGCCGTCAGCGGCGTCGCGCGCGTACCCGCCGTGCGCGAGCAGGTGAACATCTTCTTCCGCTCCCTGGTCGCGAACGCCGCGTACCCGGCCGTCGTCGTCGAAGGGCGCGACATCACCACCGTCGTCGCCCCCGACGCACCCGTGCGCATCCTGCTCACGGCATCCCCCGAGGTGCGTGCCGCGCGACGCGCCGGCGAGCTGGCCGGCGAGAACGCCGCGGATGTCGCGGCAGCACTCCACAAGCGCGATGCCTCCGACAGCGCGGTCGTCGACTTCCTGAACGCCGCGGACGGCGTCGAAGTGGTCGACACCACGCATCTCGATTTCCCACAGACCATCGACGCCGTACTCGCGGTGATCGACCGAAAGCAAGGAGCGGAACATGGCCGCTGA
- a CDS encoding lysoplasmalogenase family protein, with amino-acid sequence MPRSTPLRTLLPWAFLPYIAMSVIHVAALATGSDIAGPTKLWLMPLLAIPVIASLRLRPVLAIVLLLAAIALSWLGDGAGAFFPAGPELPLMLLFFGLAHIAYIVLFARVLRVRRMPWWALVYAAWWIAMIIVLGPHTGALLPAVAAYGLVLGGTAAFSARCHPLIVTGGVFFLLSDTVLAFRLFLSDAMPAWTSPLVMLTYTLGQGLIVAGSLVALRKRSPR; translated from the coding sequence ATGCCGCGCAGCACCCCGCTGAGAACACTCCTGCCCTGGGCGTTCCTCCCCTACATCGCGATGTCGGTGATCCACGTCGCCGCCCTCGCCACAGGCAGTGACATCGCGGGCCCGACCAAGCTCTGGCTGATGCCTCTGCTCGCGATCCCGGTGATCGCCTCGCTCCGTCTGCGCCCGGTTCTCGCAATCGTGCTGCTGCTCGCGGCGATTGCCCTCTCGTGGCTCGGCGACGGTGCCGGCGCGTTCTTCCCGGCCGGCCCCGAGCTACCGCTCATGCTGCTGTTCTTCGGCCTCGCCCACATCGCCTACATCGTCCTGTTCGCCCGCGTACTGCGCGTGCGCCGGATGCCGTGGTGGGCACTCGTCTATGCCGCATGGTGGATCGCCATGATCATCGTCCTCGGACCGCACACCGGAGCGCTCCTGCCCGCCGTCGCCGCGTACGGTCTCGTCCTCGGCGGCACCGCGGCGTTCTCCGCTCGGTGTCACCCGCTCATCGTCACCGGCGGCGTCTTCTTCCTCCTCAGCGACACGGTGCTCGCTTTCCGTCTCTTCCTCTCCGACGCGATGCCGGCGTGGACGAGCCCCCTCGTCATGCTCACCTACACGCTGGGGCAGGGACTCATCGTGGCGGGCTCCCTCGTCGCCCTGCGAAAGCGCAGTCCCCGATGA